In Alphaproteobacteria bacterium, the genomic stretch GCACGACAAGCTTGAATTCGTGCAGATCACTGTGCGGCGAGATATAGCGTGTAGCCGGCGCAAAAAACCCGACCGTGTTGTAGCCCCAGTAATTGACGAGGCCTTTCTGCACGAGATAGCGATCGTCAAAGAAAGCCTGGATCGGCATCAGCTCCAGCGCGGTGACGCCAAGCTTGACAAGGTGATCAATCACGGCCGGATTGGCGAGCCCGGCGAATGTTCCCTGAAGGGACTCCGGCAGATCCGGGTGACGCGCTGTCAGGCCCTTGAGATGGGCTTCGTAGATAATGGTCTCCGCCCATGGCCGTCGCGGCCGCACCTCATCCCCCCAGACTACGGACGGGTCGATAACCACGCATTTCGGCATGACGAAGGCCGAGTTGCGTCGATCCATCGAAAGATCTTCGCGCGGATGGCCGATTCGGTAGCCGAACGCTGCATCATGCCAGCGCAGGTCGCCGTGATAGGCCTTTGCATAAGGGTCCAGCAGCAGCTTGTTGGAATTAAACCTGTGACCGGCAGTCGGCTCATACGGCCCGTGTGCGCGGTAGCCGTATAACTGGCCGGGGCGCACGTCGTGCAGGTAACCGTGCCACACCTCATGTGTGTATTCCGGCAATTCGATCCGCTCGAGCTCACGCCGTCCGTTCCGGTCAAACAGACAGAGTTCGACCTTCCGGGCATTTGCCGAGAAGAAGGCAAAATTAACACCGGACCCGTCCCATGTCGCACCGAGCGGGTAAGGCCGCCCTTCACTCAAGCGCCTCACGGCCCGCCTCCCCGGCTTCCCTTCGCCGGCGGATCGGGAGTGAGCACCAGGGTGGCGAGCGGCGGCAGGGTCAGATTCAGTGACTGGTCCCGGCCATGCCAGGGCTTTCGCTCCGCCTCGACCATGCCGCTATTGCCGACATTGGAGCCACCGTAACAGGCACCGTCGGTATTCAGAATTTCGAGCCATTTACCGGCAACAGGAACGCCAATCCGGTAATTTTGATGCACAACGGGAGAAAAATTCGCCACCACGACCACGGGGAGGCCATCCCCCATCCCCTTTCTCAAGTAGACGAGCACATTTTGATCCGCATCGCTGGCGTCGATCCATTCGAAACCCTGCCACTCGCAATCGAGCTGGTGCAGAGCCGGGTACTCCCGGTAGAGCAGATTCAAATCCCGGACCAGATCGCGGACACCCGCATGGAGAGGATCATCCAGCAGATGCCAGTCGAGGCTTCTGTCATGGCTCCATTCCCTTTCCTGGCCGAACTCGCCGCCCATGAAGAGCAGTTTTTTGCCGGGATGCGTCCACATGAAGGCAAAATACGCCCGCAGATTGGCGAATTTCTGCCACCGGTCTCCTGGCATTTTCGACAGAAGTGAGCCCTTCCCGTGAACGACTTCGTCGTGACTGAGCGGCAGAATGAAGTTCTCGCTGAAGGCATAGATAAGGGCGAATGTCATTTGGTCCCGATGGTAGCGCCGAAAAACCGGATCGGTTTTCATGTACTCCAGCGTGTCATGCATCCATCCCATGTTCCATTTGTACCGGAAACCAAGCCCGCCTCTCTCCACGGGTGCGCTCACACCGGGCCAGGCGGTGGATTCCTCGGCAACAGTCGCAGCTCCAGGCACTTCCGAGTGAATGGTGATGTTCATCTGTCTGAGGAAACGTATCGCCTCAAGATTTTCATTACCCCCCTGCTCGTTCGGGACCCAGTCTCCCGGTTCGCGGCTGTAATCGAGATAAAGCATCGACGCCACCGCATCGACTCGCAGCGCATCTACATGATATCGGGAGAGCCAGAACAGGGCATTGGCCTGGAGGAAATTCGAAACTTCCCGTCGCCCGAAATTGTAAATCAGGGTGTCCCAGTCCCTGTGAATGCCGAGGCGCGGATCGAGATGCTCGTAGAGTGCCGTACCGTCGAACCGGGCAAGTCCGTGCGGGTCCGAGGGGAAATGAGCCGGCACCCAGTCGACGATAACGCCAACGCCGGCGCGATGGCACTTGTCCACGAAAAGCGCGAATTCCTCCGGCCGTCCAAACCGGCTGGTCGGCGCGAAGAGGCCGACGGGCTGATACCCCCAGGATCCGGTAAAGGGATGCTCGGAGATCGGCAGCAATTCTATATGCGTAAAGCCCAGATCCTGAACATGGGCGATCAGCCGGTCCGCCAGTTCCTCGTAATTGGGGCTGCTCCCGTCGTCGTGGCGCCACCAGGACCCGGCATGGACCTCGTAGATCGAGATCGGCATCGCCGGATCAAACGCCGTGCCGCGCCAGGCCAGCCAGTCACTGTCGCCCCAGGCATATTCCAGAAGCCCGTGGATTCTGGAGGCGGTTTCGGGCGGCGACTGCTGCTCAAAGCTTACGGGATCCGCCTTGAGCGGCAGAATTTCGCCCCCGCCCCCCAGAATTTCGTACTTGTAAAGGGCGCCCCGCTTTAGGTCCGGGATGAAAAGCTCCCAAAGACCGCCTTCCGGGCGATGACGCATCGGATGTACCCGGCCATCCCAATTATTGAAATCCCCCACGATACTGACCCGGCGCGCGTTGGGGGCCCATACCACGAAGGCGACCCCTTCCACACCCTCAAGCTCCATCGGGTGTGCGCCAAGACGGGTATAGAGGTGCCGATGCGTCCCCTCCGACATCAGGAAAATATCCAGCTCCCCCAGTATGAGGCCGAAGTGGTACGGGTCCTCGATTTCCCGAACCCCGCCCAGCCCCGAAAGACGCAAGCGATAGGGAAACCGGTCGCGGCGTCCGGGAATCGTTCCAGCGAAAAAACCTTCGTCATGCAGGCAAGCGAGAGGGGCGACAATACCCCCGGTTTCCTTGTCAACCACCTCGACCCGACCAGCCCCCGGCGCAATCACGCGCACGGTTACGTCATCTCCGTCGCCGCCATGCATGCCCAGGATGCGAAAGGGATCGCCATGCCGGCCCGACATCAGTCCCATCATGTCTGCTTCAGCAACGATACCCACCTTCCGGCCCGAAATACCGGCCGTCATATCGGGGACTCCTCTTCATTCACAATATCCAGAAGGCCGCGGATCGGGATGAACAGCCACGCCGGACGATGGCTTGCTTCGTATCGCAACTCGTAAACAGCCTTCTGGAGAACAAACATATCCAGCAAGCAAATGGCGTAGTTCCGGTTTTCAGGTTCCGCCATCGCGCCCCTCGACGCATCGAGATAACTTTCAAGAAAAGCCCGGCTCGCCATCGACCGCCAGTCGATGGCACGCTCTCTCTGGCGCTCGCTCAGGGTTCCGGTCACGTCCCTGATACGCGCTATCGCCGCCTGAGCGAGATAATCAAAAGAGCGAACTATCCCCGCGACATCCCGCAGGGGCGAGGTCTTGAGTCGGCGTTCCTCGATCTCGCGTTGCGGCTCACCTTCGAAATCGACGAAAAAAACATCATTCTTACTGATCAGTACCTGACCCAAATGAAGGTCTCCGTGAATCCGCGTGCAGTCACCGACCGGGTCGAGACGCGCCACCCGGGCGATCCGCTCGAGCAACCGGGGTTCGGCTGCCAGAACTGCCCGGATTTCGGCCTGGAGGTCGTCCCCGGCATACCGCGCCGCGGCACGAAGCTCGGAAAGCCCATCGCGAATTTCCTGCGCGGCGGTCTCCGACCAGCCATCCAGATCAGAGCGGCCCACAGGCCGCGTACGAAATCCGGGATCCGTCGTGGAAGTGGCGAAAGCGGCATGGAGCTCGGCCGTGCGCCGACCCAGGACCGGGGCGATATCAAGAGGAAAAGCGAAGTCATTCTTTTCAGAGCCCGTATCCGCCGTAATCGCACAATGAGCTTCAAGATCCCGGCTCAGGGCCTCCAGCAGAACTTCCCACGCATCGCCCTGGTTTGGCACAAATGCGAAGGCGCTCGCGAGGGTCGTGCAGTCACCGCTGCCGTTCCTGAGGGTGACTGCGCCAAGATAGGCGGGCGTGTTTGGGTAACCAGCCGTTTCAGTCAGGAACCGCCCGACTTCCACATCGGGCTGGGGACCGGTTTTGAGGGCACGGTAGATTTTCAAAATGATGGATTCGTCGAGTATCGCTGAAACGTTGCTCTGTTCCGCGAGTGTCCGGCGCACTTCGGCAGGCCGGGGCATCGACCGCAGCCGGTCAGTCGCGTCGATTTCAAGCTTCCCGTCAATCACCTCCCGATCCTCACCCGACCAGATCAGTGCCATCAGGTCGCGTGCGAAATCGTCGTCGAAAGCCGCATCGACGACCGCGCCCAGCCGCGCTCCTCGCCGGGCCCTCGCCAGGGTGTGCGACAGGAGCCGGTTTCCCGGCTGAAGGTTTTCTGCTCCCCAGCGGATCTGCAGTGGCAGGAAATACCGGCCGCCGGCTCCGTCCGTTTCAACATCGAGTATGGTCAGCCCCTGCGTCGTGCCGGCCCGGGCCCCGAGGTAGCGGATGCCGACCTCCTTTATTCTCGAGCCCTTTCCCGCAAACCACCGCTGAAGCGGAAGAAAGCTGGGCAGGATATCTCTTTCGAGCAGACGTCTTTCCCGCCCGACCAGAATATCCCCAACAGCCCCGTGCGGCGCGGTGAGGGTCACGAATTCGGGCAGCACTTCGGGCGGAGGTTCGTGCCAGCTTGGCACCTCCCCCGCCTCTTCTAGCCTGAACCAGTAGAAGCCGTATCCCGGCAGGGTCAGGAGATACGGCAGTTCGCCAATAGGCGGAAAAGGAGTCTGTCCTGACAATTCCACGGGCACGGCACCCCGAAACCCTTCGAGGTCCAGTTCGACCGCCTGGGCGGAACGCGCAAGATTGGCGACACACAAGATTTTTTCGTCACCCAATGTCCTCACATAGGCCAGAATTTTCCTGTTCCTCGGGTAGAGAAACCTCATATCACCGCGCCCGAAAACCGGGTGCTGCGCGCGGACGGCCAGAATCCGTCTCATCCAGTTCAGAAGCGACGACGGGTCACGATCCTGCGACTCGACATTTATGGATTGGTAGCCGTAGATGGGATCCATTACCGGCGGCAGATAGAGCTGCTGCGGATTGGCCCTTGAAAAACCGGCATTCCGATCGGCCGTCCATTGCATGGGCGTCCGGACCCCGTCCCGATCTCCCAGGTAATAATTGTCGCCCATGCCGATTTCATCCCCATAATACAGGATGGGTGTGCCGGGCATGGACAGGAGAAGACCGTTCATCAACTCGATCTTACGCCGGTCGTTCTGCATCAGCGGCGCGAGACGCCGCCGGATACCGAGATTTATCCGGGCCTTGGCATCCTCGGCATATGTCCGCCATAGATAATCGCGTTCTTCCTCGGTAACCATTTCAAGCGTGAGCTCGTCATGATTCCGGAGAAAAATCGCCCATTGGCAGGGAGAGGGTATTTCCGGCATCTGCCGAATGATATCCGTGACCGGGTGACGGTCTTCCTGGGCAACCGCCATGTACATTCGAGGCATCAGCGGGAAATGAAAGGCCATGTGACATTCGTCGCCGTCCCCGAAATAAGGCGCGGTGTCCTCGGGCCACTGATTTGCTTCCGCCAGGAGTAACCTGTCGTCATAATCGCGGTCCAGAACACCGCGAATGGCCTTAAGGACCTCATGGGTTTCGGGCAGGTTTTCGTTGTTCGTACCCTCGCGCTCGATGAGATAGGGAATCGCATCAAGGCGAAGACCATCAACACCCACATCCAGCCAGCGCCGCATTGTCTTGATCATCTCGCTCAGAACACGGGGGTTATCGAAGTTAAGATCGGGCTGGTGGGAATAAAAACGGTGCCAGTAATACGCCTTTGCAACGGGGTCCCAGGTCCAGTTCGAGGTCTCCGTATCGAGGAAGATGATCCGGGTGCCCTGGTAGCGCTGATCCGTATCGCTCCATACATAGAATTCGCGCGCCGCCGACCCCGGTTTGGCCCGGCGCGCCTTTTGAAACCAGGGGTGCTGGTCTGAAGTGTGGTTGATAACAAGTTCCGTGATCACGCGCAGGCCCCGGTGGTGCGCCTCCCTCACCAGCCGGCGAAAATCGCGCATGTCGCCATACGCCGGATTGATGCGCCGATAATCGGAGATGTCATAGCCGTCATCACGCAGGGGCGATGGATAAAACGGCAAAAGCCAGATGGCAGTCGCACCGAGAGCCTCAATGTAGTCGAGCCGCGAAATCAGCCCGCGGAAATCCCCGATGCCGTTGTCCTCAGAATCCTGAAATGCCTTGACGTGCAATTGGTAGATGATGGCGTCCTTGTACCATTCCGGGTCTGGCGCGAGTCTGGTCACGCGGCCGCGGCAGGGTTTTGTCTGGACCAGTTGGGAGGCATCCTGATTCATGGCGACTCTTCCCAGTCCCGGAAAAGGCGCCAGATGGCGTAGGGGCAAACACCGGGGTCGAGACGGACCCGCTGAATCTTGCCGCGCCACTGAAAAACCTCACCGCTCACCAGATCCTCCACCCCGATCGAGGCTTTGTCCGGCAGGTCAAACTCCCACAGTGGCACCTCAATTTCCGCTTCCTGCACACGGTGGGGATCGAGGGAAACGGCGACCAGAACAAAGCTCCCGCAGTCCGGCGTTCGCCGCCCGTAATAGAGAATCTGATCGTTCCAGGCGTTATAGAATTCGACGTTTCGGAAATCCCGAAACGCCGGGTGGGTTCGACGCAGCCTGTTGAGAAGGGCGATATCGTCGCGAATGTGGCCCGGGCGGTCCCAATCCCAGACCCGGATCTGATACTTCTCGGAATCGAGGTATTCTTCGCGGTCCGGAAGGGCGCGCGCTTCACAAAGCTCGAATCCGCAATATATCCCGTAATTGCCGGACAGGGTGGCCGCCAGGACAAGCCTGATCCGAAAGGCCGCACGACCGCCGCTCTGAAGAAAATGCGGATTGATATCGGGCGTGTTTGTAAAAAAATTGGGCCGCATATAGTAACGGCATTCGGTCGTCGTCAGCTCCGTCAGGTACTCCGTCAGTTCCCGCTTTGTATTGCGCCAGGTGAAATAGGTGTAGGACTGCGTGAAACCCACCTTCGCGAGGCGTTTCATCATCTTGGGCCGGGTGAAGGCCTCCGAGAGAAAAATCACATCCGGATAACGGGACTGAACCTCCCCAATCAGCCATTCCCAGAAGGGCAAGGGTTTGGTGTGCGGGTTGTCGACCCGAAAAATACGCACCCGCCTGGCCGCCCAGAACAGGACGACGTCGCGCAGCGCGTGCCACAGCCCGGGGAACGCGTCGCGATAGAAATGGACGTTGACGATATCCTCATATGTCTTGGGTGGATTCTCCGCGAACTTGATGGTGCCATCGGGCCGCCAGTCGAACCATTCGGGATGCTCCTTTATCCAGGGATGGTCGGGCGCACACTGGATAGCGAAATCGAGCGCTATTTCGATGCCTTGCGCAGCCGCCTCGGAGACCAGCCGGTCGAAATCCTCGAAACTTCCGAGGGCGGGATGGATGGCATCATGCCCGCCTTCCGCCGCACCAATGGCGTAGAGACTCCCTGGGTCGCCAGGCGCCGCCTCCAGCGCGTTATTCGGCCCCTTCCGATTGATCCGTCCAATCGGATGGATGGGCGTGAGATAAAGCACATCGAAGCCGAGTTCCCGTACGTAGGGCAGCCGGCGAATGACATCGTCGAACGTGCCGTGGCGCTCCGCCTCCCCTGATTGAGACCGGGGTGTCAACTCATACCAGGCGCTGAAGGCGGCGCGCGGCCGGTCAACGTGGATGGGCAGCACCCTGTCAAACCGCGTCATGTTTGCGCGCGGCCCTGCTCGCAGAAGCCGCCGGGCGACGTCGTCATCAAGGAGAAGCGCAAGCCGTGCCCCGTCGTCAGAGCTGGCGGCCACAGTCTCGAGAACCGCAGCAAGGGCATCGTGGTCGGCTTTGTCCCGGACCGCGAGATTATTCAGCCCCTGACGCAAAAGTTCCTGGCCTTCCGTGATCTCGACCTTGATCGTGTGTCCGGCCGCTAATTTTTTCTTTACGTCGGCCCGCCAGGTGGCAAACAGATCCCGCCACGCAATGACCGTGAACTCATACGGCGCGGCCTCCTCGATCCGAAGAAAGCCTCGCCAGCGGTCGTTATCGTAAAACCGCATCGGGACTTCGGCCCAATCCGCCGAACCCGCCACACAATAGAGCACCGCCGCCCGCAATTCGTCGTGGCCGTCGCAAAAGATGTCCGCTTCGATGGTTATCGCCTCGCCTGGCACAGCCTTGGCCGCAAATCGCCCGCCATTGATTTCCGGGGCGACGTTTTCAATCGCAATCCGCTGTGCCGCTAGCTCCCGAAGCCGCCCGGTCTGGGGGCGGCTGTTAAGCCCGGCGATCCGGTCGGCCTTCATCGATGCGCCTGCCTATCGTTGTGGTCTGCCACTTTCGAGCGTGCTCTGCCCTCCGCTCGACCTCCCTGTGTGCGGGCGGGCGCATACACGATCACGAGCGCCGCTGAGGTCACTGGGCCACTATGGCACCAAGCCTGATAAACAGCCGACGCTCCTTCCGGGAGCGCTTTATATCCCAAAGGGGGTAGGCTGCGGATCGCCGGTCCCTCCCATGCCGCGTATGACGGCCACCGTTTGGTCGGACCGGACTAAGCCAAGGCGCAACACGTCCGAATTTCCTTTAGGCAACCAATCTACAGGAGGCCTCGAACCGAGCTGGTTGATCCTAATCAATGACGACAAAGGAAGAACGCAACAGATTGCGTCAGCGCTTCACGCAAACAACGGCACCTGGGAATCCTGCTATTCCTGCATCGACAGAAATATTCTCGGCAATCGAAAAACGGCGAGAGGCCGGGGGGCCCAGCAACCCAATTGCCTCCTGTCGCCCAACTCCCGATGAGCCCCAGGGGGGGAGAAAACCAACTCCCGGGCCCAGGTCCTCGGGTCCAGGTCCTCGGGTCCAGGCGCCAAAAGCACCCCATCCAGAAACCGCGCCATGACGGAGACGCGCCATGACGCAAGAGCCCAACTTTCCTGGAGATCATGGCCATGCCCCGCCTCGTTCTGGTTTCAAACCGCGTCCCCGCATCGCCCAACCGGCAACCGGCGGGCGGCCTTGCAACCGCGCTGAGCGCGGCCCTCAAGGAATTGGGCGGGATGTGGTTCGGCTGGAGCGGGGACACAACGGATATCCCATCGGGAACCGCGAGACTTCATCACTGTGATAACCAGACCTTAGCCACAATCGACCTTTCACCGACCGAACATGAACTCTACTACAACTGCTTCTCCAATCGGGCGCTCTGGCCCATTTTTCACGGTAGGGCAGACCTCGCGACGGTGCACGCCGAGGCGTATGCCACCTACCGTTCGGTAAACCGGAAATTTGCCGATTCCCTTCTGCCCCATCTTCAGCACGACGATTTAATCTGGGTGCATGACTACCATTTGATCCCCCTCGGCGCTGAACTCCGGCGCCGCGGCGTCCGCTCGGCGATTGGCTTCTTCCTTCATATCCCCTTTCCGGCGCCCGAAACTTTCGCCGCCCTTCCCTGGGCTCACGACCTGGCGCGCGCCCTTATGGATTATGACCTCGTCGGCTTTCAGACCCGAACCTGTCAGCGAAATTTCAGGGAATTCGTCAACCAGAAATTCGCCGGCTTTTCGGGTCGGCCCGGACAACTGCCCGCGGGCGGATTTCCCCGGACAGAAGTGCACCCCGTTGGTATCGACGCGGATTATTTCGCGACGCTCGCAGCCTCGGAACCCGTGGCCGAGCATGCCTCGTACCTGCGCAATTGCCTCAATGGTCAAAGCGGGATCGTCGGGGTCGAGCGCCTGGACTACAGCAAGGGTATCGCTGAACGTTTCCGCGCCTTCGAAATACTGCTCAGGGATTCGCCCGACCTCGCCGGCCAGGTAACCCTTCTTCAGATCGCGGCGCCGTCGAGGCTCGGCGTGCCGGAATACCAGCAACTCAAAGCCGATCTCGAGGCCCTCTCGGGGCGGATCAACGCGGAGTTGAGCCATTTCGGCTGGACGCCCATCTGCTACCTGAACCGGGCTTTCAGCCATCAGCAAGTCGCGGCCATGTTCCGCGCATGTCGTGTCGGCCTGGTCACGCCTTTGCGGGACGGAATGAACCTCGTGGCCAAGGAATATGTGGCGGCCCAGGATCCGACAGACCCGGGAGTGCTGATCCTTTCCGCCTTCGCAGGGTCCGCCGCCCAGCTTGAAGAGGCACT encodes the following:
- a CDS encoding trehalose-6-phosphate synthase — translated: MPRLVLVSNRVPASPNRQPAGGLATALSAALKELGGMWFGWSGDTTDIPSGTARLHHCDNQTLATIDLSPTEHELYYNCFSNRALWPIFHGRADLATVHAEAYATYRSVNRKFADSLLPHLQHDDLIWVHDYHLIPLGAELRRRGVRSAIGFFLHIPFPAPETFAALPWAHDLARALMDYDLVGFQTRTCQRNFREFVNQKFAGFSGRPGQLPAGGFPRTEVHPVGIDADYFATLAASEPVAEHASYLRNCLNGQSGIVGVERLDYSKGIAERFRAFEILLRDSPDLAGQVTLLQIAAPSRLGVPEYQQLKADLEALSGRINAELSHFGWTPICYLNRAFSHQQVAAMFRACRVGLVTPLRDGMNLVAKEYVAAQDPTDPGVLILSAFAGSAAQLEEALIVNPYDAESMASALRKALVMPLAERQARWQALRKRIGTHNVHAWRRNFLRSLRESAHPAPGLKLHSLKTATGPDSARPLPAPRWPARAGRPEIRPPQSFVPPEHLLQLDRGRASQTANRNRED
- a CDS encoding alpha-1,4-glucan--maltose-1-phosphate maltosyltransferase; its protein translation is MKADRIAGLNSRPQTGRLRELAAQRIAIENVAPEINGGRFAAKAVPGEAITIEADIFCDGHDELRAAVLYCVAGSADWAEVPMRFYDNDRWRGFLRIEEAAPYEFTVIAWRDLFATWRADVKKKLAAGHTIKVEITEGQELLRQGLNNLAVRDKADHDALAAVLETVAASSDDGARLALLLDDDVARRLLRAGPRANMTRFDRVLPIHVDRPRAAFSAWYELTPRSQSGEAERHGTFDDVIRRLPYVRELGFDVLYLTPIHPIGRINRKGPNNALEAAPGDPGSLYAIGAAEGGHDAIHPALGSFEDFDRLVSEAAAQGIEIALDFAIQCAPDHPWIKEHPEWFDWRPDGTIKFAENPPKTYEDIVNVHFYRDAFPGLWHALRDVVLFWAARRVRIFRVDNPHTKPLPFWEWLIGEVQSRYPDVIFLSEAFTRPKMMKRLAKVGFTQSYTYFTWRNTKRELTEYLTELTTTECRYYMRPNFFTNTPDINPHFLQSGGRAAFRIRLVLAATLSGNYGIYCGFELCEARALPDREEYLDSEKYQIRVWDWDRPGHIRDDIALLNRLRRTHPAFRDFRNVEFYNAWNDQILYYGRRTPDCGSFVLVAVSLDPHRVQEAEIEVPLWEFDLPDKASIGVEDLVSGEVFQWRGKIQRVRLDPGVCPYAIWRLFRDWEESP
- the glgB gene encoding 1,4-alpha-glucan branching protein GlgB, producing MTAGISGRKVGIVAEADMMGLMSGRHGDPFRILGMHGGDGDDVTVRVIAPGAGRVEVVDKETGGIVAPLACLHDEGFFAGTIPGRRDRFPYRLRLSGLGGVREIEDPYHFGLILGELDIFLMSEGTHRHLYTRLGAHPMELEGVEGVAFVVWAPNARRVSIVGDFNNWDGRVHPMRHRPEGGLWELFIPDLKRGALYKYEILGGGGEILPLKADPVSFEQQSPPETASRIHGLLEYAWGDSDWLAWRGTAFDPAMPISIYEVHAGSWWRHDDGSSPNYEELADRLIAHVQDLGFTHIELLPISEHPFTGSWGYQPVGLFAPTSRFGRPEEFALFVDKCHRAGVGVIVDWVPAHFPSDPHGLARFDGTALYEHLDPRLGIHRDWDTLIYNFGRREVSNFLQANALFWLSRYHVDALRVDAVASMLYLDYSREPGDWVPNEQGGNENLEAIRFLRQMNITIHSEVPGAATVAEESTAWPGVSAPVERGGLGFRYKWNMGWMHDTLEYMKTDPVFRRYHRDQMTFALIYAFSENFILPLSHDEVVHGKGSLLSKMPGDRWQKFANLRAYFAFMWTHPGKKLLFMGGEFGQEREWSHDRSLDWHLLDDPLHAGVRDLVRDLNLLYREYPALHQLDCEWQGFEWIDASDADQNVLVYLRKGMGDGLPVVVVANFSPVVHQNYRIGVPVAGKWLEILNTDGACYGGSNVGNSGMVEAERKPWHGRDQSLNLTLPPLATLVLTPDPPAKGSRGGGP
- the treS gene encoding maltose alpha-D-glucosyltransferase codes for the protein MNQDASQLVQTKPCRGRVTRLAPDPEWYKDAIIYQLHVKAFQDSEDNGIGDFRGLISRLDYIEALGATAIWLLPFYPSPLRDDGYDISDYRRINPAYGDMRDFRRLVREAHHRGLRVITELVINHTSDQHPWFQKARRAKPGSAAREFYVWSDTDQRYQGTRIIFLDTETSNWTWDPVAKAYYWHRFYSHQPDLNFDNPRVLSEMIKTMRRWLDVGVDGLRLDAIPYLIEREGTNNENLPETHEVLKAIRGVLDRDYDDRLLLAEANQWPEDTAPYFGDGDECHMAFHFPLMPRMYMAVAQEDRHPVTDIIRQMPEIPSPCQWAIFLRNHDELTLEMVTEEERDYLWRTYAEDAKARINLGIRRRLAPLMQNDRRKIELMNGLLLSMPGTPILYYGDEIGMGDNYYLGDRDGVRTPMQWTADRNAGFSRANPQQLYLPPVMDPIYGYQSINVESQDRDPSSLLNWMRRILAVRAQHPVFGRGDMRFLYPRNRKILAYVRTLGDEKILCVANLARSAQAVELDLEGFRGAVPVELSGQTPFPPIGELPYLLTLPGYGFYWFRLEEAGEVPSWHEPPPEVLPEFVTLTAPHGAVGDILVGRERRLLERDILPSFLPLQRWFAGKGSRIKEVGIRYLGARAGTTQGLTILDVETDGAGGRYFLPLQIRWGAENLQPGNRLLSHTLARARRGARLGAVVDAAFDDDFARDLMALIWSGEDREVIDGKLEIDATDRLRSMPRPAEVRRTLAEQSNVSAILDESIILKIYRALKTGPQPDVEVGRFLTETAGYPNTPAYLGAVTLRNGSGDCTTLASAFAFVPNQGDAWEVLLEALSRDLEAHCAITADTGSEKNDFAFPLDIAPVLGRRTAELHAAFATSTTDPGFRTRPVGRSDLDGWSETAAQEIRDGLSELRAAARYAGDDLQAEIRAVLAAEPRLLERIARVARLDPVGDCTRIHGDLHLGQVLISKNDVFFVDFEGEPQREIEERRLKTSPLRDVAGIVRSFDYLAQAAIARIRDVTGTLSERQRERAIDWRSMASRAFLESYLDASRGAMAEPENRNYAICLLDMFVLQKAVYELRYEASHRPAWLFIPIRGLLDIVNEEESPI